In Acipenser ruthenus chromosome 16, fAciRut3.2 maternal haplotype, whole genome shotgun sequence, the following proteins share a genomic window:
- the LOC117411786 gene encoding hyaluronidase-2-like has translation MTKMSFRICLLLLVELWACCWGERLKPTSYPIFSQKAFALVWNAPTEDCRPRYGVTLNLKQFQVTASPNEGFVGQKLTIFYKDRLGLYPYHTEKGQPVNGGIPQLAHLREHLAKMPEGMDKYIRDAQSSGLAVIDWEEWRPLWIRNWDTKDVYRNISRSMIAQKNPGWTKEQLNKMAQVEFEASAKEFMLQTLRMAKSLRPNQLWGYYLFPDCYNHDYKNSLKDYTGRCPDVEISRNDQLDWLWEESTALYPSIYMGTVLRSSESGRQFVRNRVKEAIRLASVGEGLARPVFVYTRPTYSNGLELLSQMDLVYTIGESAALGAAGLIFWGDATHASSSASCGVLRDTLQGTLGSYLLNVSMAAQLCSDSRCSLNGRCVRLNPNTNTYLHLNARSFQITQEEGSLKVKGELSSADRDDFRKDFICQCYSSYSGDSCGVQEAGAQRGAALCLTPTIAALLAVLALQVLLQ, from the exons aTGACGAAGATGTCATTTAGAATTTGTCTCCTCCTGCTGGTGGAGCTCTGGGCATGCTGCTGGGGTGAAAGGTTGAAGCCGACCAGTTACCCCATCTTCTCTCAAAAGGCCTTTGCCTTGGTCTGGAATGCGCCCACTGAGGACTGCAGACCGCGGTACGGGGTGACGCTCAATTTAAAACAGTTCCAGGTCACGGCCTCACCCAACGAGGGCTTCGTGGGGCAGAAGCTCACCATCTTCTACAAGGACCGCTTGGGACTTTACCCCTATCACACCGAGAAAGGGCAGCCTGTCAACGGGGGGATACCCCAGCTTGCCCACCTCCGAGAACACCTAGCAAAGATGCCAGAAGGGATGGACAAATACATCCGAGATGCCCAGTCCAGCGGCCTGGCTGTGATCGACTGGGAGGAGTGGAGGCCCCTGTGGATCCGCAACTGGGACACCAAGGACGTTTATCGCAACATCTCACGCTCCATGATCGCCCAGAAGAACCCGGGCTGGACCAAGGAACAGCTGAACAAGATGGCCCAAGTAGAGTTTGAAGCCTCTGCCAAGGAGTTCATGCTGCAGACCCTGAGGATGGCCAAGAGCCTGAGGCCCAACCAGCTCTGGGGCTACTACCTCTTCCCGGACTGCTACAACCACGACTACAAGAACAGCCTGAAGGACTACACTGGCCGCTGCCCCGACGTGGAGATCAGCCGCAACGACCAGCTGGACTGGCTGTGGGAGGAGAGCACAGCCCTCTACCCCTCCATCTACATGGGCACTGTGCTGCGCTCCAGCGAGTCCGGGCGCCAGTTTGTGCGCAACAGGGTCAAGGAGGCCATAAGGCTGGCATCTGTCGGGGAGGGGCTGGCACGGCCGGTCTTCGTTTACACACGGCCCACCTACTCTAACGGGCTGGAGCTGCTCTCTCAG ATGGACCTGGTCTATACCATTGGGGAGAGTGCAGCTCTGGGAGCTGCTGGACTCATCTTTTGGGGAGATGCAACTCATGCCAGCAGCTCT GCTAGCTGCGGGGTGCTGCGGGACACCTTGCAGGGGACGCTGGGGAGCTACCTGCTCAACGTGTCGATGGCGGCACAGCTCTGCAGCGACTCACGGTGCAGCCTGAACGGGCGCTGCGTGCGGCTCAACCCCAACACCAACACCTACCTGCACCTGAACGCCCGCAGCTTCCAGATCACACAGGAGGAGGGCAGCCTGAAGGTGAAGGGGGAGCTGAGCTCCGCTGACAGGGACGACTTCCGGAAGGACTTCATCTGCCAGtgctacagcagctacagcggGGACTCCTGCGGGGTTCAGGAGGCTGGGGCCCAGAGGGGTGCTGCCCTCTGTCTGACACCCACTATCGCCGCCCTGCTGGCAGTGTTGGCTCTGCAGGTTCTCCTCCAGTAG
- the LOC117963474 gene encoding hyaluronidase-1-like, whose translation GNEVRLGASQHLGSRLGHPECPTEIPSLLPNTPFLMVWNAPTQPCMTKYNVDLDLSLFDIVLNQNQSFMGDNITIYYEGKLGLYPHYDSLGKPVNGGVPQNGSLPEHLRAAGDEIREDIPRPDFSGLAIVDWESWRPLWARNWDSKTVYWEGSRTLVREKHPDWPPSEVEEAAQKEFQEAGRSFMEGTLKLGLSLRPGGWWGFYGFPACYNYYKNSTANYTGRCPQLEMKRNDELGWLWNASSALYPSIYLDSDLHDKDDCIRKSVHYRVLEAMRVAGQLVPVSPPVLPYARIVYAYTLKFLTQEDLIHTIGESAALGSAGVVLWGDAHYAQSQEVCQAVKEYVDGMLGRYLVNVTAAVTLCSNTVCSGRGRCQRKDSGSATYLHLDPRSWAVVSNPGPKRVQFSVRGRPGKWELAEMEAKFGCQCYQGWGGKHCKKRM comes from the exons GGTAATGAAGTGCGTCTGGGTGCTTCTCAGCATCTGGGCTCCAGGCTTGGTCACCCTGAGTGTCCGACAGAGATCCCTTCCCTGCTCCCCAACACCCCCTTCTTGATGGTGTGGAATGCCCCCACCCAGCCCTGCATGACAAAATACAACGTGGACCTGGACCTGAGTCTGTTCGACATCGTGCTGAACCAGAACCAGAGCTTCATGGGAGACAACATCACCATCTACTACGAGGGCAAACTGGGACTCTACCCTCATTACGACTCGCTGGGGAAGCCAGTCAACGGGGGGGTCCCCCAGAACGGCAGCCTTCCAGAACACCTACGGGCTGCCGGGGATGAGATACGGGAGGACATCCCTCGCCCTGACTTTAGCGGCCTGGCCATCGTTGACTGGGAGAGCTGGCGGCCCCTGTGGGCGCGTAACTGGGACTCGAAGACGGTGTACTGGGAGGGCTCGAGGACGCTGGTGAGGGAGAAGCACCCCGACTGGCCACCCAGCGAAGTGGAAGAAGCAGCCCAGAAGGAGTTCCAGGAGGCTGGGCGATCTTTCATGGAGGGGACCCTCAAGCTCGGCCTCAGCCTGAGACCGGGCGGCTGGTGGGGCTTCTATGGCTTCCCAGCCTGCTACAACTACTACAAGAACTCTACTGCCAACTACACGGGACGCTGCCCCCAGCTGGAGATGAAGCGCAATGACGAGCTGGGCTGGCTGTGGAATGCCAGCTCGGCCCTGTACCCCAGTATCTACCTGGATTCGGACCTGCATGACAAGGATGACTGCATCCGAAAGTCTGTTCACTACCGGGTGCTGGAGGCCATGAGGGTAGCGGGACAGTTGGTGCCCGTCAGTCCTCCTGTGCTGCCCTACGCCCGCATTGTTTACGCCTACACTTTGAAATTCCTCACACAG GAGGACTTGATTCACACCATCGGTGAAAGTGCTGCTCTGGGATCAGCTGGAGTAGTGCTGTGGGGAGATGCGCACTACGCACAGTCACAG GAGGTGTGCCAGGCAGTGAAGGAGTATGTGGACGGGATGTTGGGGCGATACCTGGTTAACGTGACGGCTGCGGTGACCCTGTGCAGCAACACTGTGTGCTCGGGGCGTGGCCGCTGCCAGAGGAAAGACAGTGGCTCAGCCACCTACCTGCACCTGGACCCTCGGAGCTGGGCCGTGGTGTCGAACCCGGGTCCCAAGAGGGTACAGTTTAGTGTGCGGGGACGACCGGGCAAGTGGGAACTGGCTGAGATGGAGGCCAAGTTTGGATGCCAGTGCTACCAGGGTTGGggcgggaagcattgtaaaaagcGGATGTAG